The proteins below are encoded in one region of Paramisgurnus dabryanus chromosome 2, PD_genome_1.1, whole genome shotgun sequence:
- the uacab gene encoding uveal autoantigen with coiled-coil domains and ankyrin repeats protein produces MKSLKYRLKKHEVTITNTDWNKYDDRLMKAVERREVDKVAAVLGKKGIIPTKLDVEGRSAFHLAATRGHLDCLNLILNHGVDVTATDATGKNALHLSARNGQSLCVQKLLQHNCPVGNVDLQGRTALHDAVMAGCSSSVKLLCDSGASVNAIDFDGRTPLVLATQMCHPHICQLLIERGSDITIKDKQNKSALILGCEFGCKDAVEVLLKNGADVTAVDCFNHDSYHYARLSKNQELVSLVRSYLDTANKAKEAAKKEQRKRQLSAVEMVSQSSNQEKIIHDLEKQNENQQETLKKFHQEQRTLLDKVSKLQRQLSQEKTTVEGISKEKEQLKLLLSSKEKEEGAKATDTVRVQQRSPLGDYPGQSVIKGKEHLLVRQSHSLDSAQILQPVQSRSVARPLELSQPVSDDPETLRQELESVRRQQEAAQKEVGRLQKTLSNKSKECEELTKKCETIKRESDQQVHELEEAMGDVQKRMLDSEAKMKQLQAHVVAVKEHLNNQAVDELKAQLNEVKAKYEGASSEVGRVRNHLKQSEKALEEYKKSEGLLAVEVERLTAELSALKQEHKDKEETRLKMESQVKTAEARLTSMVPGEKFDNMKNLLTNAVDEKELQLAELREDYDRVLEEVAELHRAMDDRKTVPLQEHERVCASLEEQSSALKTKLADVTAKCQSLICELEESEDERELLREELQVLSDNLKTKFVTLENHEEVKRSMGLAVEELQVRLTEEMEKNKRADEQLRRLQEEKSSLREDVSNLRSTHIPCEQHESEMAALLARNAELESELKSICDQYQEKENELEIVAAENASLKESFDLEFVTKGEYERVQAELRESLEKAKIETAKLEEDCRARDEEMQKVREGNAKLKKEFENVQAKLEKDYISLVEHEVFKSKMNDALSEAESRAKDSYLKYQSSQESASKLQEEMEAQKKELDTIQEAFKSKFVPLAALEEKEMNYNITLKGVNDKLATMQDMYNNEKTKGEFQVQEIEKLSNEMATLQQKLQTGLVSNEKFKEVEDRYKGQVEELSLKLVELEQQYKEVTIQRAELEEQNSLCNMEISSFQNRLNSEYIHLEQFEAMQSSLNKSLQEAQQECERLSESRRLEVQRVQELEQQLQSHSRDDGLKAQYIQAKEALELESNELRLALREEEETSAQRAEDVATLQNELLRATHDLRSYEEQVNELRAEKDRLEVVVRELGERLSGLEEQYEDLYRQTTQAREGEERARAETEALQVKSASIEKEIRDLKERYEESLGTIGELQKRIQMSSEQTELKDRRITELLMDVERLKQALNGLSQLAYAGNTPNKRQTQHIDTLQAQVKSLQQQLADAERQHREVVSIYRTHLLSAAQGHMDEDVQAALLQIIRMRQGFVC; encoded by the exons atgaagagTTTGAAGTACCGATTGAAAAAGCATGAAGTTACCATCACA AATACAGACTGGAATAAGTATGATGACCGGCTGATGAAGGCAGTGGAGAGGAGGGAGGTGGACAAGGTTGCAGCTGTGCTTGGCAAGAAGGGCATCATCCCCACCAAACTTGATGTAGAAGGGCGATCTGC GTTCCATCTTGCTGCAACCAGAGGACATCTGGACTGCCTGAATCTCATTCTCAATCACGGCGTGGATGTTACAGCCACAGATGCCACAG GAAAAAATGCCTTACACCTGTCAGCCAGAAACGGACAGTCACTGTGTGTTCAGAAACTACTCCAG CACAATTGCCCAGTGGGAAATGTGGATCTGCAGGGAAGAACAGCTCTGCATGATGCTG TTATGGCTGGCTGTTCCTCCAGTGTTAAGCTGCTTTGTGATAGTGGGGCATCAGTTAATGCCATTGACTTT GATGGTCGAACCCCATTGGTGCTTGCCACTCAAATGTGTCATCCACACATCTGTCAGTTGCTGATAGAGCGAGGAAGTGACATCACAATCAAAGACAAACAGAATAA GTCGGCACTGATTTTGGGTTGTGAGTTTGGTTGTAAGGATGCTGTGGAAGTTTTGTTGAAAAATGGTGCTGATGTCACTGCTGTGGACTGTTTCAACCATGACAGTTATCACTATGCACGACTCAGCAAAAACCAGGAGCTTGTCTCTCTTGTCAGGAGTTACCTGGACACTGCCAATAAAG CAAAAGAGGCTGCCAAGAAGGAACAGAGAAAGCGACAG TTGTCAGCTGTGGAGATGGTCTCTCAATCGTCCAACCAAGAAAAGATCATACAT GACTTGGAGAAGCAGAATGAGAATCAGCAGGAGACCCTAAAGAAGTTCCATCAGGAGCAGAGAACACTGCTAGATAAAGTTAGCAAGCTTCAGCGCCAGCTAAGCCAG GAAAAGACAACAGTGGAGGGCATTAGCAAAGAG AAGGAACAACTGAAGCTTCTACTCTCTTCCAAAGAAAAGGAGGAAGGAGCCAAAGCCACAGATACTGTAAGAGTCCAGCAGCGGAGCCCTTTG GGGGATTACCCTGGACAGTCCGTGATCAAAG GAAAAGAACATTTACTCGTTCGACAGTCACACAGTTTGGACTCCGCTCAG ATCTTGCAGCCAGTACAGTCTCGATCTGTAGCTCGACCCTTGGAGCTGTCTCAACCAGTATCCGACGACCCAGAGACGTTACGTCAAGAGCTTGAAAGTGTTCGCAGACAGCAAGAGGCTGCACAGAAGGAGGTGGGCCGCCTCCAGAAGACTCTATCAAACAAGTCAAAGGAGTGCGAGGAACTGACGAAGAAGTGCGAGACAATCAAGCGCGAGTCAGACCAGCAGGTGCATGAATTGGAAGAAGCAATGGGAGATGTGCAGAAACGGATGTTGGACTCCGAGGCAAAGATGAAGCAGCTTCAGGCTCATGTGGTGGCAGTAAAGGAGCATCTAAATAATCAAGCTGTTGATGAACTCAAAGCACAGCTCAATGAGGTCAAGGCGAAGTATGAGGGAGCTTCTTCTGAGGTAGGACGGGTCAGGAACCATCTAAAGCAGAGTGAGAAAGCCTTGGAGGAGTATAAGAAAAGTGAAGGGCTATTGGCCGTGGAGGTTGAGAGGCTAACTGCAGAGCTAAGTGCACTGAAACAGGAACATAAGGACAAGGAAGAGACTCGACTAAAAATGGAAAGTCAGGTGAAAACCGCAGAAGCCAGGCTGACCTCAATGGTTCCAGGAGAAAAGTTTGACAACATGAAGAACCTTCTCACCAATGCGGTGGATGAGAAGGAGCTGCAGTTGGCAGAGTTGAGGGAAGATTATGACCGTGTACTGGAAGAAGTGGCAGAGCTCCACCGCGCAATGGACGACCGGAAAACTGTCCCCCTGCAAGAGCATGAACGAGTCTGCGCTTCTTTGGAGGAGCAAAGCTCAGCCCTGAAGACCAAACTTGCGGATGTCACTGCGAAGTGTCAATCATTAATCTGTGAGTTGGAGGAAAGCGAGGATGAGAGAGAGCTGCTTAGAGAGGAGCTGCAGGTTCTCAGTGACAATCTGAAGACCAAGTTTGTGACCTTGGAAAACCATGAGGAGGTAAAGAGGTCTATGGGTCTGGCTGTGGAGGAGTTGCAGGTCAGGTTGACAGAAGAGATGGAAAAGAACAAACGAGCAGATGAGCAACTGCGGCGGCTGCAGGAGGAGAAGTCGTCTCTCCGCGAAGACGTTTCCAACCTGAGGAGCACGCACATCCCCTGTGAACAGCATGAGAGTGAGATGGCTGCACTATTGGCGCGTAATGCAGAACTGGAGAGTGAATTGAAGAGCATTTGTGATCAATACCAGGAGAAAGAAAATGAACTTGAGATTGTGGCGGCTGAAAATGCATCTTTGAAGGAAAGCTTTGACTTGGAGTTTGTCACAAAGGGAGAGTATGAGAGAGTCCAGGCAGAGTTGAGGGAATCGTTGGAGAAAGCAAAGATCGAAACTGCAAAGTTGGAGGAAGATTGTAGAGCTCGAGATGAGGAGATGCAGAAGGTGAGAGAAGGAAACGCTAAGTTGAAAAAGGAGTTTGAGAATGTGCAAGCAAAGCTAGAAAAAGACTATATCAGCCTTGTGGAACATGAGGTATTCAAAAGCAAAATGAACGATGCTTTATCGGAAGCGGAGAGTAGAGCTAAAGATTCCTACTTAAAGTACCAGTCTTCCCAAGAGAGTGCCTCAAAGCTCCAAGAGGAAATGGAAGCGCAAAAGAAAGAGTTGGATACTATTCAAGAGGCTTTTAAGTCGAAGTTTGTGCCGTTGGCTGCACTAGAGGAAAAAGAGATGAACTATAACATCACTTTGAAGGGCGTGAACGATAAACTTGCTACAATGCAGGACATGTACAACAATGAAAAGACCAAAGGGGAATTTCAGGTGCAAGAGATTGAGAAATTGAGTAATGAGATGGCGACTCTGCAGCAGAAACTTCAAACAGGACTTGTGTCCAATGAGAAGTTCAAAGAAGTAGAGGATCGATACAAGGGCCAGGTGGAGGAGCTTAGTTTGAAGTTGGTGGAATTGGAGCAGCAATATAAAGAGGTTACCATCCAGCGAGCAGAGCTAGAAGAACAAAATTCTTTGTGCAACATGGAGATCTCCAGCTTCCAGAACAGACTAAACAGTGAGTATATCCATCTGGAGCAGTTTGAGGCTATGCAGAGCTCTCTGAACAAGAGCCTGCAGGAGGCACAACAGGAATGTGAGCGCTTAAGTGAATCTCGCAGACTGGAGGTCCAGCGTGTTCAAGAGCTAGAACAGCAGCTCCAGagtcacagccgtgatgatggCCTAAAGGCCCAATACATCCAAGCTAAGGAGGCTCTGGAGCTCGAGTCCAATGAGCTTCGCTTAGCATTGCGGGAAGAGGAGGAAACCAGTGCGCAGAGGGCTGAGGACGTAGCCACTTTGCAGAATGAGCTCCTTAGAGCCACTCATGACCTCCGCAGCTACGAAGAACAAGTGAACGAGCTCAGAGCTGAAAAGGACAGGCTGGAAGTAGTGGTTCGTGAACTTGGTGAAAGGCTATCAGGGCTAGAAGAGCAGTACGAAGATCTGTACAGGCAAACGACCCAGGCCAGAGAAGGTGAGGAGAGGGCGAGAGCAGAAACCGAGGCTTTGCAGGTAAAGAGCGCCTCCATTGAGAAGGAAATCAGAGATCTGAAGGAGCGCTATGAAGAATCACTGGGAACCATTGGAGAACTCCAAAAGAGGATTCAGATGTCCTCAGAGCAGACCGAGCTCAAAGACAGAAGG ATCACAGAGCTGTTGATGGATGTTGAAAGGCTGAAACAGGCTCTGAATGGCTTATCCCAGCTGGCTTATGCTGGCAACACGCCCAACAAAAGACAGACCCAACACATCGACACACTCCAAGCCCAGGTCAAGAGCCTCCAGCAGCAGCTGGCT GATGCTGAGAGGCAACACAGAGAAGTGGTTTCAATTTATCGAACTCATCTTCTCAGTGCAGCACAG GGTCACATGGATGAAGATGTCCAAGCTGCCTTACTGCAGATCATCCGAATGAGACAGGGATTTGTGTGTTGA